From the genome of Poecilia reticulata strain Guanapo linkage group LG22, Guppy_female_1.0+MT, whole genome shotgun sequence:
CGCAGCAGCTGGTGGAGTTACAGACGGAGAGCAGAGTGACATTCACACCTCGCTCAGTTTTAAAGATTTGCTGCCGGCATGGAAAACTCATCTCACTTTATGGggacaaacacaaactggaagcaaaaaaccctaaaataaatgtatcttttgtGAGAAAAAAGACCATGATAAGAAATACTTGCTTTAACAAAAAATACCATCACCacaatcacaacaaaataagtATACGTTGGTTTTCTGAGTTGATCATAGCATCTCTGAACTTTATCTGTAAgccatgattttcttttctccatcaACGTAGAAGGAATTCAAATTTGTCTTGAGTGACACATCTGGAAATGGCAGCAAGAAAACAGCTAAACTTGCCACCATCTACAGACAAAGCAGTGactaaaatgtctaaaacaactaaaactgtgACAAACAAAGCTGGACGAGGAGCTGAATAAAACCAGGCCTCACAAAGAGCAAATAACGGTGTCACCAACATGCGACCAAAAGCCATGGAGTTTCATCCACTCTACAGAGACTTTGACTGGAAAGCCTTGCCTTGATCAGATGAAGGTGAAGCTATTCAGCAACTCTAGTAACACAAGTAACACTTGTGTTTTACTAATAGAGCAATACACTCCTCTCTCTATATACAGCGTGGTTAGGTGAGGTTTTCCAAACTCTGAAATGACCCAATTCTTTTGGTTTATcaagcttttagtttttatgttacaGATTCAAACCAATTACCTTGAACTTCATTGTACAGATTATCATCAAAGCTGAAATAATCACTCTGTAAAACTCCTGCTGCCAATTTGAGTTCCACTTTAATTTGGTACTTTCCAGTCTGTTTGTTGAAAAGCCAGGCGAACTACTGATGATTATCAAAACGTGACAGCAGAAGATAGTTGTATGTGTTCAAGGTTTTCCATGACGGCAGCAAAGAAAGAATGGAGTTTAAGAGCAGAAACATGCTCATACGATTGTTAGCTTTACGACGTTCAGTATGTGTTAGTGTCACACAGTCGAGCGGAAAAACAGCCACCGACAGTCAGCTGAGCAGGTGGAATCTCAGAGACAAACCTCCCAAACGAAATCGAGCTTTCCCCTCCAAATGTCACAATTTAGCCAATCAGTCTGAACGAACTCCGAACGGCTGAGTTTACAGGAGGAGTTCTGCGCTACTTACCCAATCACCTGAACTGAGTCATTAAGGTGTGGGTCAGCGATCAGAGATTTAACGATGCTCCAGTCTCCGTCTGCGGCGATGATGCCGACGTCGGTCTGACCGACGTTGTCCAGCATGTTCCGCAGAACCTTGGCGAGAAGAAAACGTTCTCAGGAGGAACTTCACCAAGGTCTCAGCTCAATGCGAGTGGCTGTTCTTCCCAGATGCGTGACTGTGGACTGAGCTCATGCACATTTATCACATGCATGGAGAACTGCTCACCTTGATGTACTTTGAGTCGAACGACCGCTCATTCCAAATctaaacgggaaaaaaaaagagaacattttacgGCAACATGACGTTTTGCTaaacaaaaattcaacaaaatgtttcagtttctgtcaaatttctcctttttttcccccttcaaaCTAGCCTAGTTTCAACTGAGATCctaagaatatattttttaaattaaatatatttcacataaTAATCCAACTGGATCATTTTAAccatcaaaacatttacaagcaaaaaatagtaaaacttcTAGAAATGTGTGAATGTTTGGACAGAATCATGTAACTTTAGGTTTTGTGCTGTCAGTTCATATTGCTTTCATATTTTTGGTCAGATGCAGAtcaatttaatggaaacaactttattagtttgaaattttaattcatgacaaaaacaaataataatcattatttCATTATGTGCAAATCCATCCGAAATCCTGCTTTTGTTCTAATAAGCACTTAAAAGTAGGGTTTGGAGCAGATGTGTTTAAAGGCATCGTCTCTCCATCTCAGCAATAGTCTTCATCACTTTGCCGGAAGGTGCAGCAAATAATACTCCAACTTGAATATCAGTTTTATCTTGATAGATTAGTATGATCTTGATAATCTCCCAACAATCTCTGATCTTCCAAAAAAACCAATTCTGTGAGAACTGACTCTTCGCAGAAACTTGATTGATTTGCtcatacaaacattttcataagcTTTTCAGTCCAACACAGAAACGGATTAAACCAGAGTCAGGAAACCTTCAGCCATGATTGGAGATCTACCAGtgctgtaataataataagaaatacTCACCCCAATATACTGAATGTCCAAGTCGTGGTATTTCTTGGCTCCTATGACCCAGTTCACCACGTACGCTGCAGTGACATCTGGGAAGTCATAAGGCCAGTTCTTCCCACGGCCCACCCAGCCGGGGAACGCCCAGGGTAACGCTGCACCAACACAGAGTTTATCCATGTGTAACACACCGTTTTACACTTCATGAAGTCACTTTTGGGTCATAAATTTGTCTATTTCAGCTCCCAGGTTGGtacatctgaaacatttcccCACCTATGAGCGTTATGTTCGGGTTCCTCTTCTTGGCCTCCTTCATCAGCCACCACTCGTAGCCTCTGAAGAAGTTCTCATCGTTCTCGTAGTGCATGTATGAAGGCTCTGTTCCATCTGATGAAGCCCCcattgagaaaacaaaacgtaATCGCATGCTGTCACTCCAACTGCAAAAATTAAGCCGTTAAACAAGGTACCTGTAGTCTGAGCATCTCCTCCGATCTCCACCTTCAGAATGTGTAAAGAGGCTCCAAAGTTTGGCTGCAGGAACAAAACAGACAGTATAATGACATAGTAAAGTGaccatttattttactcaaaaaaagCCTATTAGGGCCTGCAAAAGGCTGACTGTCAAAGAACTTTCAGGTGAAAACGTGACATCTCTCAGGAATGAGGAAACTAAACAAGTGGAGTGGTAAAGATGTCGTATCAGcctaaaaaatgtttactttgtcCAGAGTGGTTTAACAAGGACTGTTCTGCACTCATGCATGGGATTGTCTGTAAAATgccataaaagcaaaaatttctTTCAATTCTTAATAACAAACCTGACCAGAATGCTACAAATTGGTGACTCGATGCAGTCTGCTGGGCTTCCTTTGACAGACACCTTTTAAACTATTATGAATAACTATTTGAGCATACTGCATTGTTTGATAGCAACTGAAATGTATACataattgaatttaaatatatatatatatatatatatatatattttNNNNNNNNNNNNNNNNNNNNNNNNNNNNNNNNNNNNNNNNNNNNNNNNNTTTTTTTTGGTAAAGTGCCTGAAgacgacatttgttgtgaaccGACGGTGATGCAGACCGACATGACAGTCAGAAAATGCAGAACTTAATTATTGACCAAATTTAGTAAAGCTCTGTCAAAAGCCTGTAGacaaatcattattttattacagtagCATAATCTCGCaattagaaaacacattttttttcttcattgaaTTAATGTTCTTAAATTCAAAGTAGGattcttattttgtttagtgAAAAATGATCCtactgcaaaaaatatatatatatatatatataattctcAAGGCTTTGTGCTCATCTTTATCAGGGGGTCAACCAGTGTGGAAGGCGCCATACATGTATTACAGGCTGGTTGTCGCAAAAACATAATCTACTTGTGAAAAAGATTTATTGGAAATGGGATCGTATTACAGTCTCACGTTTCAAAACACTATTTATTACAGTAACGCCTAAGATAAACGAGCTGGACTTGAAGCAGGAAATGATCATCCTGGTTACAGTAAACAAAATCTTCCTGAAGATTTTATTAAGCTTTATGCTTAACATTCATACTCGCCATACTTGTACAAGATCTATATTTCCCCTAAAAACTCCCGAGGTTTATTTAACCACATTTCTCCAGACAAaaccatgttttaaaaactaaactctgACTGAGAGCAAAAAAGACCAACAGCCAGCCTGTGTAACAGAAGTTACTCTGCTCCGCACACAAAGTTTACCGATAACTTTGCTTCCCTTTGTTTATGTAGACCAGTCAGCTGATCATTCCTGCAGCTTGGCCTCTGAAGCTCACCTTAAACAGGTAGTCCAGGATCTGGCTCCTGTACGGCTCAGCATAGTTCACAAGTAACCGGGATGTGGcctaaaaaacacacatttaagtTAAGTACCTCAAACAGGCGAGCTGGTGGAGAATAAAACGAACCAGAAAGCTGCAAAGACTTGGACTCACCCCTCCACCGCTCAACCCCCCGATCCCGTCAAACACTCTGCCCAGACCCCCCTCATCAGTCAGCGGGTAGGTCTGCCCGGACGAAGAGTGCACGGTGAGGGAGAGGAGGCACGCTGCGGAGGCAAACACCCAGAACACCCGCTGATCCATGCTGTCAGCCTGGACCGAACCCTGCGCGCTCCGACTCACCCCGATAGGCGCGCTTCCGGGTGCAGGGAGTCACATGACTGCCGCTGATCACGTGCTGACAGAGCAcgtgatagattttttttctaaatctaaaaatgataaagactaaaataaaaaaaaataaaNNNNNNNNNNNNNNNNNNNNNNNNNNNNNNNNNNNNNNNNTATATAATGCAAACGCGTGGATGTAGAAAAAGGATGACGGCGTGGTAAggcccttgtatgtagaaaaaaagatggaaattttagccaaaaaaaaaaaaaaaactcggaAGTTTTCTAGGAAAATCTGTGATTTATTATCTTGAAAAATCGAAACGTTTTTTAAGGCATGTTtgatatgtatttttatgacaactgaagtGTGAACTGTgacatagttatttgattgtgctataaaatggtgcCTGATCACCTGACATGACACAGCAATTCATGCTTTGTAAAGTTATCTATTAcctaaataagaaaaaaactgcagtcaaaaatatgtctttaatAGCATATCCTTACAGACAAGGACCAGTTACAATAACAAATCACATGAGCTTACATGATCTGAGTTCACACCATATTCAATCTGGTTAACCAAATTAGTATGGAGTCTTTCAGCAGTATTCTGGGAGACCAAATCATTTATTACAGTTAACTGTGTAAAATATTCAATGGGCAATGTGCAGCATATGTTTAGCTTTCTCCAGCTTTTATCCAACTAAGCATTATTAAGCATCATCGCATGCTTTTAGataatttatttgcaatttATATAGAAACAACGTCATTTATATTTCCAAGGGAGATCTTTATTGATGACTAAAACCGGAAaagaacatataaaaataaacacatttccaaaGCTATACTTAACAAAAGaacagtcattttaaaattaacaggAAGCCTAAAATATAAACGACAGAACAGAGAACATGAAATTGTACATTAGCAAGATACATAATGGTAAATATGGAGGATTCTGTGAAGGACTATCAGCTGATCCATATgatacacaaaaacaaactaattttgctttcaaaatgtAGGGGTCACTAATCAGGAGATAACACAGCTGTTGTTTTCACGTCTAAAACTAGTACTCAGACTAagtattaaataatttaaaccaaaaattatttggaaaattacATCGTTCCAAGTTCTGTTAGTCTGTTTTTGCTATAGGTTTCTACACATGTCTGCTGTGGTtaggagtttttaaagttgACTTAAATTTACACTCTAAAACAGGAATTTACTGAAACCTTTATATTATTAAAGGCTGAAAAAATAACATGACCCTGTCCTGTTTGCATTTACTTCACTCTCAGTCTGTCAAATTGACTTGCACAACCATTTATAACAAGTTAAAGGAAATAATACTtgacaaaaatttattttctgaacaatCCCCCCGCCCtccaaaaaatagaaaacacctTAATGTAACTGATAATGTTTCACACAATACAACACAATTTCAGGTCAAAAACTTCAGTGAAGAAACAGAGGTAAACTCCACACCATATCGTCCCCAAAAACCAAGACGAGTTTCTCACTGCACACGACACTTGTTGGGTTTCTTCTTTCGACCCGATGCCGTCATCTCTTGATCCACCTCCATCTTCAGCGTGTTCTTCCTCTCCATCTCGTTTTTCTTCTGCATCTCCAAAGCTCTTCGTTCGCTCCTCTTTGAGGCCTGTTTTGCTCTCCTAATCATCCATTTGGTGTAGTGTTTGCCATGGTTCTCCTGAACCATTTGATCAATTTTCTCCAGCAGCTGGCGGACTTGTTCCTCACTTGCCACTTCGTTGTTGAAGACATGGTATCTACCGGAAAAAGCCATGACAAACTCTTCGAGGGCTGAACTCTTAGAAATAAACTGCTCAATAGTTTGTTTCTTCAGTTTGTCTCCATGTGTGAACAGCAGCAATGAATACTGGGCAGCCTCAGAACCAAACATCTTCAGAATAATCTTCAtggtttcttcctcctccttggTGAATCTTCCAAGCTTCTTAACCACCAGAAAGACATGAGGACCCGGAGCACTCAAAGAGATGCATGTTTCAATTTTCTCCAAAACTTTCTTCTCCTGGAAATTGGTGTCAAACAGCCCCGGCGTGTCAACTACTGTAACCTTTCGGCCCAAGACCTCTGCATCAGCCTTCTTACAATCGAGTGTCCAGGAAGATGGACACGCCACCGACTGGAACACTTCACTTCCCACTATGGTGTTTCCTGTGGCACTCTTCCCTTCTCCGGTTTTCCCCAGCATTACAATTCGGAGTGTGTCCTTGCTGCTCTTCTTAGATCCTGCagacaaacacagcaacaactTTGGTGTCTTTTGTTCTTGTGTTGATGATGATTCTGTATGAGTCTGAAGTCTGAGGAAACAGTTTGATCACTGTAGTATAATCTTAAGcaaatttaacaacatttttaattggatGGCTCAGATTTGACAAAGACTAGACACCAGTCAGAACAATCCCAGTGTGGAAAACCAAGGAGGAAATATCATGGGGActtaagctaaaataaaatcccagtagaaGCACAGAAAGTCAGTAACATATGATTTATAggttacataaaaataataataataaaaaaacatcagtttacCCTCTGATCTAACCTTTGAAATACTTATTTTATGACTATAAGTTACAtgtgattaaaaagaaactgaaaaccagGATCATCATGATGAAAAACTGatctttatttatgtaaaacaataaaaatgaaagccaAACAGATctataaaaggaaaacaaaaacaaaatgtcaccagCAGTCAGTATATCAGAATAAAAACCACCCACAAAACCTCAAATTTAGAAGCCAGTATGCTGAGACCATGAATCAAACTGGTATcattaatgtgaaataaatcaatgataatcagtttagttttgctatgtttaaaatagaaagaagacttttatttttgtgtcatttttgtctttatttctaatttgtaaaatgtcagaatGTTACAGTTTTCAAAATCAAAGGGAATATTGGAATCAAAATCACAATCATTTCATGTGATTGGATCAAGATGTACATAATAAAACAACGATGTGCTCCCTCGCCAATCTATCCATCACCTGATTGGTGTTTGTGATTTGATTTCAGAGACAATGTACAGTTTCCCAGCATCTCCAGATTTGGATCCCTTAATATTTAGAGAATTCTCAATATATGGAACAGGATTACATACAGCTGCAGTACATGTAGTTGTAGTTCAACAGTCTTTCACAGTTAAAAAAAGATTCATACTCGTGTATAGCATTTCCTTTCAGGAATAAACAGGAATGTAGCATTTAATTAGACAAATCTATTTTATCCTATCaagcatgtttgtttactgATTTAATCTATGCAAAATCAAGTTGACAGAAAAGAAGCTGCTGAAAGCTCTATGTATTTCTACATTAATCAGAGACAGACTGAGAGCTGAATTTGCCCCTCTCGTGTTATTGAATGTGACAGTTTTTGCTAACTGATATTGTCAACGCCCCAACAGCAGCTCCGACTGCAGCTCCGGCAGCGATCCCAACTGCCACTCCGATTGGTCCGCCACACACACCCAGCACACCTCCAATGGCGGCACCGCAGGTCGTGGCCACAGCAATTGTTGGCGCGGTGAGGAATTCGTTTTTCTTCTCAGCTCGGCTGCGTGCCTCCTGGTGGTAGTGCATGATCACCTTGGTCTCCTCCATGCGGTAAACGGCTTCACTGTACTTGACTCTGAGCTGGTCCAGCTCCCTCTTCTGCTGTTCTTCCATTTCCTTCAGTATTCGCTCCTTTTCCTTCAATATGGCAGCCTCTGCTTTTTCAAACATTGCATTTGTGTAGTACCCTCCGCCATTGGCCGCAACCATCTCTTCAATCTTGTCTAAAAGCAAGTAGGTCTGCTTTGGGTCTTTGATCTCGTTGTTGAAGACGTGGTATCTGCCCTGGCACTTGTCAATCAGGGCT
Proteins encoded in this window:
- the LOC103459066 gene encoding GTPase IMAP family member 4-like; its protein translation is MLGKTGEGKSATGNTIVGSEVFQSVACPSSWTLDCKKADAEVLGRKVTVVDTPGLFDTNFQEKKVLEKIETCISLSAPGPHVFLVVKKLGRFTKEEEETMKIILKMFGSEAAQYSLLLFTHGDKLKKQTIEQFISKSSALEEFVMAFSGRYHVFNNEVASEEQVRQLLEKIDQMVQENHGKHYTKWMIRRAKQASKRSERRALEMQKKNEMERKNTLKMEVDQEMTASGRKKKPNKCRVQ
- the LOC103458969 gene encoding GTPase IMAP family member 7-like, translated to MSGKKFAGFTSGIDPRERRIILVGKTGVGKSATGNTILGREAFESDLSPSSLTAECHKARGVVNGRNVAVIDTPGLFDTDFTQEDVLKKIKMCISLCAPGPHAFLVTLELGRFTQEEKDTVKIIQDTFGEDAQRYTMVLFTHGDQLKNQTIENFISESADLRALIDKCQGRYHVFNNEIKDPKQTYLLLDKIEEMVAANGGGYYTNAMFEKAEAAILKEKERILKEMEEQQKRELDQLRVKYSEAVYRMEETKVIMHYHQEARSRAEKKNEFLTAPTIAVATTCGAAIGGVLGVCGGPIGVAVGIAAGAAVGAAVGALTISVSKNCHIQ